The sequence CATCTTCAATATGATTTTTCATTAGATTTCTATTCCTTTTAAATATTTCTTTACCTCTAACGACCAAGTTCACCAGCTGAAAGACGCGACACAAAGCGGCGCGGGTTTTGGTCAGTGTGAAGCAAATTGTTATACATTTTCATTCTCTACCTAATGGTTTTGGACGAACTTTTTTATTTTCTGTCCAGCCATTATTAGCGTTTCTAAAATAATCAAATTTCGGAATATAGGGTTTTATGTCAATGAGTGGCGTATTATCAAGAACGTCTATCCCACTTACTTCCAAAATATTTTTATTTCTTTTTTCTAATTTTACAATAGAAATGCCAATACTATTCGGTCTACAAGGATGTCGGGAGGCAAAAACCCCATGAGGAGAATCATCTAAGAACGTTGGTCGAGATAATTTTATTTCTCCGGCTTGGTCAAAAATATAAAACAATATGATATGTGAAAATGTTTCAATTGTTTCTAATCCTTTTTCGTATTCCGGAAATAATTCTATTAGACCTTTTTCTTCAGGTCTTATCTGTCCTTGAATAGGGCACTCATCTTTTGTTTTATATGGACTATAAATAATCCCAATCTGCTCAATTCTAAATTTATTTTTCATGTTTTAGCTTAATTTACTTATAGTGCTACAATAGCCCAAATTGCTTAAAACCTCAATAAATTTCTGGATTGCTCGGTC is a genomic window of bacterium containing:
- the tsaA gene encoding tRNA (N6-threonylcarbamoyladenosine(37)-N6)-methyltransferase TrmO, producing MKNKFRIEQIGIIYSPYKTKDECPIQGQIRPEEKGLIELFPEYEKGLETIETFSHIILFYIFDQAGEIKLSRPTFLDDSPHGVFASRHPCRPNSIGISIVKLEKRNKNILEVSGIDVLDNTPLIDIKPYIPKFDYFRNANNGWTENKKVRPKPLGRE